In a genomic window of Pedobacter sp. KBS0701:
- a CDS encoding sugar MFS transporter codes for MLNIQTTKLFWASCLALLVTSLSFGIRAGIMNQLGVDFQLSTAQLGTITAAAFWGFPLAIVVGGFVVDIIGMKRLLVMAFIFHLAGIILTVFAQGYWSLFLSTLLIGIANGTVEAACNPLVASLYPGNKTTKLNHFHLWFPGGIVIGTLLVTLFVHLGLGWKVQVAMMIIPTLIYGYLFSKLDFPVTERVSSGYSSSDMYKAVLSPLFIFMFICMFGTAITELFTGQWIGLLLKNVTDNAILLLTLTTGIMVIGRGFAEPVVHRLAPQGVLLLSAIFAAAGLYMLSTFTGNSVFFAAIVFGIGVCYFWPTMIGFVAENVPKSGALGLNLMGGAGMFAVSIYTMFMGSFYDNLIVKHLPAGASYDAYLKAPENSEFAQVLASAKNLAGPEILRATLIIPVILIVAFGGLVIYLRSRKKASALAS; via the coding sequence ATTCAAACCACAAAACTATTCTGGGCAAGTTGTCTTGCATTACTAGTCACCTCCCTTTCCTTCGGCATCCGCGCTGGTATAATGAACCAGCTTGGGGTCGATTTTCAATTAAGTACCGCCCAATTAGGCACCATTACGGCTGCTGCTTTCTGGGGGTTTCCACTGGCCATTGTAGTTGGAGGATTTGTAGTGGATATCATCGGTATGAAACGTTTGCTGGTCATGGCCTTTATCTTTCACCTGGCCGGCATTATCCTTACCGTTTTTGCGCAGGGCTATTGGAGCCTGTTTTTATCTACCCTGCTGATTGGCATTGCCAACGGTACTGTAGAGGCGGCCTGTAATCCATTAGTTGCCTCTCTGTACCCTGGGAATAAAACAACCAAATTAAATCATTTTCACTTATGGTTTCCCGGAGGTATTGTAATTGGTACATTGCTGGTTACCCTGTTTGTTCACCTTGGATTGGGCTGGAAGGTGCAGGTTGCCATGATGATTATTCCTACTTTAATTTATGGATACCTGTTTTCAAAATTAGATTTCCCAGTTACCGAGAGGGTATCATCCGGTTATTCCAGTTCAGATATGTACAAAGCAGTACTTTCTCCATTGTTTATCTTTATGTTCATTTGCATGTTCGGTACAGCCATCACCGAGTTGTTTACAGGGCAATGGATAGGCTTACTGCTGAAAAATGTAACAGATAATGCCATTTTGTTGCTGACCCTTACAACTGGGATCATGGTAATTGGCCGGGGTTTTGCCGAACCTGTAGTACACCGTCTTGCTCCTCAGGGCGTCTTGCTCTTATCTGCAATATTTGCTGCAGCCGGACTTTACATGCTGAGCACTTTTACCGGAAATTCAGTTTTCTTCGCTGCCATTGTTTTCGGCATAGGTGTTTGTTATTTCTGGCCAACGATGATCGGTTTTGTCGCTGAAAATGTTCCTAAATCAGGAGCGCTTGGCTTAAACCTAATGGGAGGTGCCGGAATGTTTGCCGTTTCTATTTATACCATGTTTATGGGGAGTTTTTACGATAACCTGATCGTTAAACATTTACCCGCTGGCGCCTCTTATGATGCGTATTTAAAAGCTCCTGAAAATTCTGAATTTGCGCAGGTGCTTGCCAGTGCCAAAAATCTGGCTGGTCCTGAAATTCTGCGTGCTACATTGATCATTCCAGTAATATTAATTGTGGCTTTTGGCGGATTGGTGATCTATCTGCGTTCGAGAAAAAAGGCCAGCGCTTTAGCATCATAA
- the pepE gene encoding dipeptidase PepE, with protein MNVILASTSTLFGSNYLEYLKDELIKLFAGIDEIVFIPFARPGGISHDEYTGKVRDFFSQLNISVKGLHEFNDPIRAIYAAKGFFTGGGNTFLLVKTLHELGLMKHLSENIKLGKPYLGCSAGSNIGGLNMKTTNDMPIVYPGSFECMGLVPFNLNPHYLDPNPELKHNGETRETRIMEFLTQNDIKVIGLREGNWIRITANKITTEGSENTRIFEPGKAPYECPPGSSLL; from the coding sequence ATGAATGTCATCCTTGCTTCTACTTCGACCCTCTTCGGCAGCAATTACCTCGAATACCTGAAAGATGAGCTTATTAAGCTGTTTGCCGGAATAGATGAAATTGTATTTATCCCTTTCGCAAGACCTGGAGGCATTTCTCATGATGAATATACGGGCAAAGTCCGCGATTTTTTTTCTCAGCTAAATATCAGTGTTAAAGGTCTGCATGAATTTAATGATCCCATTCGCGCCATCTATGCAGCCAAAGGTTTTTTTACCGGTGGCGGAAATACCTTTCTTCTGGTAAAAACACTCCATGAGCTGGGATTGATGAAGCATCTCAGCGAAAACATCAAACTGGGCAAACCTTATTTGGGCTGTAGTGCCGGAAGCAATATCGGCGGCTTGAATATGAAAACCACCAATGACATGCCTATCGTGTACCCAGGCTCTTTTGAATGTATGGGCTTGGTTCCTTTTAACCTTAATCCTCATTATCTTGACCCAAATCCGGAGTTAAAACATAATGGAGAGACAAGGGAAACGAGGATTATGGAATTTCTAACACAGAACGACATCAAAGTAATAGGCTTACGTGAAGGCAATTGGATCAGGATAACAGCTAATAAAATCACTACAGAGGGCAGTGAAAACACCAGGATCTTTGAACCAGGCAAAGCCCCATACGAATGCCCACCGGGTAGTTCCCTCTTATAA